One segment of Thermosynechococcus sp. HN-54 DNA contains the following:
- a CDS encoding HhoA/HhoB/HtrA family serine endopeptidase, with translation MMKRLAHLLQQTLKFCLGLALVGCLSSGTPVWAAAAHHSFVAAAVERVGDAVVRIDTERTIVRTPDPLLSDPFFRQFFPGLALPPQEDRLRGQGSGFIIDPSGIVMTNAHVVSQADTVTVRLKDGRVFEGEVRGVDEVSDLAIVKLKGVTEPLPTAPLGDSSDVKVGDWAIAVGNPLGLDNTVTLGIVSTLHRSSAQVGIPDKRLDFIQTDAAINPGNSGGPLLNEEGEVIGINTAIRADAMGIGFAIPINKAKALQARLIRGEKIQHAYIGIQMTTFTPAMAKENNANPNSPVILPEVSGVLVLQVLPNTPAAKAGLRWGDVITSVDGEPITSADQLQGIVDSAAVGQVLNLTIQRGDRSQRIAVRTAELQGAA, from the coding sequence ATGATGAAACGCCTTGCCCATTTACTTCAGCAGACCCTCAAATTCTGCCTTGGCCTTGCCCTTGTCGGGTGCCTCAGTAGCGGTACACCAGTGTGGGCAGCAGCAGCTCACCATAGTTTTGTCGCAGCCGCCGTGGAACGAGTTGGCGATGCGGTCGTTCGTATTGATACCGAACGCACGATTGTACGCACACCGGATCCCCTTTTGAGCGATCCCTTCTTTCGCCAATTTTTCCCCGGTCTAGCCTTGCCCCCCCAAGAGGATCGGCTACGGGGTCAGGGGTCGGGGTTCATCATTGATCCCAGCGGCATTGTCATGACCAATGCCCATGTGGTGAGTCAAGCGGATACCGTGACGGTGCGCCTCAAGGATGGCCGAGTCTTCGAGGGAGAAGTGCGCGGCGTGGATGAGGTATCCGATCTAGCGATTGTCAAACTCAAAGGGGTCACCGAACCATTGCCCACTGCGCCCCTCGGTGATTCCAGTGACGTGAAAGTGGGGGACTGGGCGATCGCCGTTGGGAATCCCCTTGGCCTTGATAACACAGTAACATTGGGGATTGTCAGTACGCTGCACCGCTCCAGCGCCCAAGTGGGCATCCCCGATAAGCGCCTTGATTTTATTCAAACGGATGCTGCGATTAACCCCGGCAATTCTGGAGGACCGCTGCTCAATGAAGAGGGGGAAGTGATTGGCATTAACACTGCCATTCGTGCCGATGCCATGGGGATTGGCTTCGCCATTCCAATCAATAAGGCCAAAGCCCTGCAAGCCCGCTTGATTCGCGGTGAAAAAATTCAACACGCCTACATTGGCATTCAAATGACCACCTTCACACCGGCAATGGCCAAGGAAAACAATGCTAACCCCAACTCACCAGTGATTCTGCCAGAGGTCAGTGGCGTCCTCGTCCTGCAAGTGTTGCCCAATACGCCTGCGGCAAAAGCCGGTCTGCGCTGGGGGGATGTGATTACATCCGTGGATGGGGAACCGATTACCAGTGCGGATCAGTTGCAGGGCATTGTTGATAGTGCCGCTGTGGGGCAAGTTCTCAACCTAACGATTCAACGGGGCGATCGCAGCCAACGGATTGCGGTGCGCACAGCGGAGTTGCAGGGAGCGGCTTAG
- a CDS encoding phospholipid carrier-dependent glycosyltransferase, translating to MPLGLLLLWLFALATRFWGLTRFPTLVFDEVYFARFGRNYLAGVPFFDAHPPLGKYLIALSIWLGGGFHPWGYRWLNALMGSLIPVAVAVLAYLLTRRSRVALLSGLFVALDGLFLVESRYALINISLVLFGVVAQILWLWGLRYQGRARSLWLMAAGAAFGACVAVKWSGLGFLLGVGLFWVLQQGLPLSAEWKTTYQWWQMCLLLPLVVFVVYTLLWLPHLQFHPHQSLLDLHRQMFNFHRSVASTAHPYCSPWWSWPLLLRPMSYFFQRVQTLGEPVPVIGPPLPMADTQWVYAVYALFNPPLLWLGTLATLALVPLRLTTTAGRFVLLNYAANLLPWVLVSRCVFIYHYLPAALYSFMALALVWEASHDWGAWARWARIAVLGVVVGGFLYWLPLYLGLPLTPQGFFRRMWLPSWI from the coding sequence ATGCCCTTGGGGCTACTGCTGCTGTGGCTCTTTGCCCTTGCCACCCGCTTTTGGGGGCTGACCCGCTTTCCCACGCTGGTATTTGATGAGGTCTATTTTGCCCGCTTTGGCCGCAACTATCTCGCCGGTGTCCCCTTCTTTGATGCCCATCCCCCCTTGGGAAAATACCTGATTGCCCTGAGCATTTGGCTGGGGGGTGGTTTTCACCCTTGGGGCTATCGCTGGTTGAATGCCCTGATGGGATCGCTGATTCCCGTGGCGGTGGCGGTGTTGGCCTACCTCCTGACGCGGCGATCGCGCGTGGCGTTGTTGTCGGGACTCTTTGTTGCCCTCGATGGCCTCTTTTTGGTGGAGTCCCGCTATGCTCTCATCAATATCTCCCTTGTGCTTTTTGGGGTGGTGGCACAGATTCTCTGGCTCTGGGGGTTGCGCTACCAAGGCAGGGCGCGATCGCTCTGGCTGATGGCCGCAGGAGCTGCCTTTGGTGCCTGTGTGGCGGTGAAGTGGAGTGGCTTGGGATTCCTGTTGGGCGTAGGTCTGTTCTGGGTTCTCCAGCAGGGGTTACCCCTATCTGCTGAGTGGAAGACCACGTACCAGTGGTGGCAGATGTGCCTACTGTTGCCCCTTGTTGTTTTTGTGGTTTATACCCTGCTCTGGCTACCCCATCTCCAGTTTCATCCCCACCAGAGCCTACTTGACCTCCATCGCCAAATGTTTAACTTTCACCGCAGTGTTGCCAGTACTGCCCATCCCTACTGTTCACCCTGGTGGTCTTGGCCGCTGTTGCTGCGCCCCATGAGCTACTTTTTTCAGCGAGTACAAACCCTTGGTGAACCAGTTCCCGTGATTGGCCCGCCCCTGCCAATGGCAGATACGCAGTGGGTTTATGCTGTTTATGCCCTCTTTAATCCCCCCCTCCTGTGGCTTGGCACCTTGGCCACATTGGCTCTTGTACCCCTTAGATTGACCACAACCGCAGGCCGTTTTGTGCTCTTAAACTATGCTGCCAATCTCCTGCCTTGGGTACTAGTGAGTCGTTGTGTTTTTATCTATCACTACCTCCCCGCTGCCCTCTATAGCTTTATGGCCTTGGCCTTGGTCTGGGAAGCCAGCCACGATTGGGGAGCGTGGGCACGCTGGGCACGGATTGCCGTCTTAGGGGTGGTTGTTGGGGGTTTTCTTTACTGGCTCCCCCTGTATTTAGGATTACCCCTGACGCCCCAAGGCTTTTTTAGGCGGATGTGGTTGCCCTCTTGGATTTAG
- a CDS encoding response regulator transcription factor: protein MATIMVVDDSPTLRAMIVELMKEQRYDVVEAEDGVEAQEKIKAQCPDLVILDVVMPRMNGYELCRWIKGEAASQNVPVIMCTTKSEEFDIHWGKKQGVDAYITKPFDPAELIATVKRLLG, encoded by the coding sequence ATGGCCACAATTATGGTTGTTGATGACAGCCCCACCCTGCGGGCAATGATTGTTGAACTGATGAAAGAGCAACGTTACGACGTTGTTGAGGCCGAGGATGGTGTCGAAGCCCAAGAAAAGATCAAGGCTCAATGCCCTGATTTGGTGATTCTCGATGTGGTGATGCCGCGCATGAATGGCTATGAACTGTGCCGCTGGATTAAGGGGGAAGCGGCCTCCCAAAATGTGCCCGTGATCATGTGCACCACCAAAAGTGAAGAGTTTGATATTCACTGGGGTAAAAAGCAGGGGGTAGATGCCTACATCACCAAACCCTTTGATCCCGCAGAACTCATTGCCACCGTCAAACGGCTCTTGGGATAG
- a CDS encoding energy-coupling factor ABC transporter ATP-binding protein, with the protein MSVPLLEFRQVGFRYPNTTTPVLQDCSFTLEAGQKVVLLGLNGSGKSTLFYLAAALYRRDRGEIYWQGQRLLYQPERLRQWRQRIGLAFQDPEQQLVAATVAEDISYGLCNLDLPTAEIEARLYQTLQDFDLVDLADRPLHHLSLGQKRRVALAGVMALGPTLLLLDEPTTYLDSQQRQQLEQALENIHQQGTTIMIATHDLDFAYGWADWIMVLVNGQVTVSDRASHVFGQWPTLAPELGTPILLHLWQQFPPFWRRQRPLPRTALALSQELAALFQEFQRSDRA; encoded by the coding sequence ATGTCTGTCCCCCTCCTCGAATTTCGTCAGGTTGGCTTTCGCTATCCCAATACAACCACCCCCGTGCTTCAGGACTGCTCGTTTACCCTCGAGGCGGGACAGAAAGTTGTTCTTCTGGGACTGAATGGCTCAGGCAAATCAACGCTCTTTTATTTGGCGGCGGCCCTCTATCGGCGCGATCGCGGTGAAATTTATTGGCAAGGGCAACGGCTCCTCTATCAACCAGAACGACTGCGGCAGTGGCGGCAACGGATTGGCTTGGCTTTTCAAGACCCCGAACAGCAATTGGTGGCAGCCACCGTGGCGGAAGACATTTCCTATGGGCTGTGCAACTTAGACCTACCCACCGCCGAAATTGAAGCACGCTTGTACCAAACCCTACAGGACTTTGATTTAGTTGATCTTGCCGATCGCCCCCTGCATCATCTCAGTTTGGGGCAAAAACGGCGAGTGGCACTGGCGGGAGTAATGGCCTTAGGGCCGACCCTATTACTGCTCGATGAACCCACCACCTATCTGGACTCTCAGCAGCGGCAGCAACTGGAGCAAGCCCTAGAGAACATTCACCAGCAGGGAACCACGATTATGATTGCCACCCATGATCTTGATTTTGCCTATGGCTGGGCAGACTGGATCATGGTGCTCGTCAATGGTCAGGTCACCGTGAGCGATCGCGCTTCCCACGTCTTTGGGCAGTGGCCGACCCTTGCCCCGGAATTGGGAACCCCTATTCTACTGCACCTGTGGCAACAATTTCCGCCCTTTTGGCGTCGCCAGCGACCCTTGCCCCGTACCGCCCTAGCCTTGAGTCAAGAATTGGCCGCCCTCTTTCAGGAATTCCAGCGCAGCGATCGCGCCTAA
- the cbiQ gene encoding cobalt ECF transporter T component CbiQ: MHHHLDTYTYTNGLRHLHPEQKLIFAIASLLFSFFARPLVQSLLWLWLSLWILGYARIPWRVYFTLLAAVALFWLVSLPGFLVQLIPTETLRASGQPVLSEISLMGWSLFISAEKFDQSLTVGLRTIVASTCLLLILLTTPFPALLAVAERWGMPHFILDILMLMYRYIFTLLETALTLQLAQRARGGYQRRSRWLFSVSLLAAQLLRQSLYRYEQINLALLSRGFQGQFRVLRPQSYAYSQRYGLEIVIGGSALLLLNTIMG; the protein is encoded by the coding sequence ATGCACCATCACCTCGATACCTATACCTACACCAATGGTCTGCGGCATCTACACCCCGAGCAAAAGCTGATTTTCGCGATCGCCAGCCTGCTGTTTAGTTTTTTTGCTCGTCCCCTTGTCCAGAGTTTGCTTTGGCTGTGGTTGAGCCTGTGGATTCTCGGCTATGCCCGCATTCCGTGGCGGGTTTATTTCACCCTCTTAGCCGCAGTCGCCCTCTTTTGGCTCGTGAGTTTGCCGGGATTTCTCGTGCAACTCATTCCTACGGAGACACTGAGGGCTTCAGGGCAACCGGTTCTGAGTGAAATCTCCCTAATGGGCTGGTCTCTCTTTATCAGTGCCGAGAAATTCGACCAAAGTTTAACGGTGGGACTGCGGACAATTGTTGCTAGCACTTGTTTACTATTGATTCTGTTGACCACCCCTTTTCCGGCACTGTTGGCAGTGGCTGAGCGCTGGGGCATGCCCCATTTTATCCTCGATATCCTGATGCTGATGTACCGCTATATTTTCACCCTCCTAGAGACGGCTCTCACGCTTCAGTTGGCGCAGCGGGCACGGGGCGGCTATCAACGGCGATCGCGCTGGTTGTTTAGTGTCAGTTTATTGGCCGCTCAACTCCTGCGGCAGTCTCTGTACCGCTATGAACAAATCAACCTTGCATTGCTGAGTCGTGGCTTTCAGGGGCAGTTTCGGGTATTACGTCCCCAGTCCTATGCCTATTCGCAACGCTATGGCCTCGAAATCGTCATTGGTGGCAGTGCCCTCCTCCTGCTAAACACAATCATGGGCTGA
- a CDS encoding energy-coupling factor ABC transporter substrate-binding protein encodes MNKKTVALLLGGVILLGGLPLLFVKSDFEGADAQAEALIREVAPNFEPWAEPLFEPPSAEVESLLFALQAALGAGAMGFILGQYRERHRQKAAAASKSQQS; translated from the coding sequence ATGAATAAAAAAACAGTGGCACTCCTACTGGGGGGAGTGATTCTCTTGGGGGGACTCCCTTTGCTGTTTGTCAAGAGTGACTTTGAAGGTGCTGACGCCCAAGCCGAAGCCTTGATTCGTGAGGTGGCGCCAAACTTTGAACCTTGGGCAGAGCCATTGTTTGAACCACCGAGCGCGGAAGTCGAGTCGCTGCTCTTTGCTCTGCAAGCAGCCCTAGGGGCAGGGGCGATGGGGTTTATCTTGGGGCAGTACCGCGAACGCCATCGCCAAAAGGCAGCCGCCGCCTCAAAGTCGCAACAGTCCTAA
- a CDS encoding energy-coupling factor ABC transporter permease has translation MSKSSPARQYGSLGAIALLTTYLVVASPNSALAMHISEGFLPLGWAVGWWLAFLPFLAWGLWALRQQIKYQPASTLLIALAGAYAFVLSSLKIPSVTGSSSHPMGIALGAVLFRPPLMAVLGTLVLLFQALLLAHGGLTTLGANAFSMAVVGSWLAWLTYGGLSRVTTKLGIALFSAAFVSNLATYSVTALQLALAFPDPMGGVATAFAKFAALFAVTQIPLAISEGLLTVLVWNWLTTYCTAELQTLKLLSAGKGDE, from the coding sequence ATGAGCAAGAGCAGCCCAGCAAGGCAATATGGCTCCCTTGGGGCGATCGCCCTCCTAACCACCTATCTCGTGGTCGCAAGTCCCAACTCTGCCTTGGCAATGCACATTAGTGAGGGCTTTCTGCCCCTAGGGTGGGCGGTGGGCTGGTGGCTTGCCTTCCTTCCTTTCTTGGCATGGGGACTATGGGCACTGCGTCAACAGATCAAATACCAGCCAGCGTCAACTCTGCTGATTGCTTTGGCGGGCGCCTATGCCTTTGTGCTCTCCTCGTTGAAGATTCCTTCCGTCACGGGTAGCTCTTCCCATCCCATGGGAATTGCCCTTGGCGCTGTTCTCTTTCGGCCACCCCTGATGGCGGTGCTGGGGACATTGGTGCTGCTCTTTCAGGCCTTGCTGCTTGCCCATGGCGGCTTAACCACGCTGGGAGCCAATGCCTTTTCGATGGCCGTTGTAGGCTCGTGGTTGGCTTGGCTGACCTATGGAGGATTGTCTCGTGTGACGACTAAGCTAGGGATCGCTCTTTTTAGTGCGGCTTTTGTCAGCAACTTGGCCACGTACTCAGTAACTGCTTTGCAATTGGCATTGGCCTTTCCGGATCCCATGGGTGGGGTGGCGACGGCTTTTGCCAAGTTTGCAGCGCTCTTTGCCGTGACGCAGATTCCCCTCGCCATCAGTGAAGGGTTACTCACAGTGTTGGTGTGGAACTGGTTGACCACGTACTGCACAGCAGAATTGCAAACCTTAAAACTGTTATCCGCAGGGAAAGGCGATGAATAA
- a CDS encoding cell division protein SepF: MSELTAFGHSLSSGYEVVVIKPQSLSDTTLIVQALRADKAVILNLEHLDVTEAQRISDFAAGSTYAINGHQSRLGDGVFLFTPNVINIQESTAAPTPAGLA; encoded by the coding sequence ATGAGTGAACTGACTGCCTTTGGTCATTCCTTGAGTAGTGGCTATGAAGTCGTGGTGATCAAGCCGCAGTCCCTCAGTGATACGACCCTGATCGTTCAAGCGCTGCGGGCTGACAAGGCAGTGATTCTCAACCTAGAGCACCTCGATGTCACCGAGGCACAGCGCATTTCTGATTTTGCCGCTGGTAGTACCTATGCCATTAATGGCCATCAGTCGCGCCTTGGGGATGGTGTCTTTCTCTTTACGCCCAATGTGATTAATATCCAAGAATCCACAGCAGCACCCACACCTGCTGGACTGGCTTAA
- the recF gene encoding DNA replication/repair protein RecF (All proteins in this family for which functions are known are DNA-binding proteins that assist the filamentation of RecA onto DNA for the initiation of recombination or recombinational repair.), whose protein sequence is MFLKSLYLRHFRNYSEQWVTFAAPKTILVGDNAQGKSNLLEAVEWLATLQSHRTHRDRDLIQQGQESAQIEATLERQGVPLDLAVSLRPLAGRVLRVNGCTVKRTAEFLGQLNAVEFSCLDLELVRGTPAIRRNWLDRILVQLEPLYSQLLQTYQKALRQRNALLKQTGSRGWDEALWQAWNQQLVINGTRIIRRRQRLIERLASLAQDWHRVLSGDRERLTLTYESHVPLGDGTSEAIVAAFNEVLAARRAIELLQKTSLVGPHRDDVGFCLNGQHARQFASQGQQRTLVLALKLAELALVESVVGDTPLLLLDDVLAELDLQRQGILLEVMGDRYQTLITTTHLTPFATPWRKHAQILKVTAGRIASVPDTAAETSN, encoded by the coding sequence GTGTTTCTGAAATCACTCTATCTGCGCCACTTCCGCAACTACAGCGAGCAATGGGTGACGTTTGCCGCCCCGAAAACAATTCTTGTGGGGGACAATGCCCAAGGGAAGTCGAATTTATTAGAGGCCGTAGAGTGGCTCGCCACGTTGCAGTCCCATCGCACCCATCGCGATCGCGACTTGATTCAGCAGGGACAAGAGAGTGCTCAAATTGAAGCCACCCTTGAACGCCAAGGTGTGCCCCTTGATCTGGCGGTGAGTTTGCGCCCCCTCGCAGGCCGTGTTCTACGGGTCAATGGTTGTACTGTTAAGCGCACTGCGGAATTTCTGGGTCAACTCAATGCGGTGGAATTTTCCTGCTTGGATTTGGAACTAGTGCGGGGCACACCGGCCATTCGCCGCAACTGGTTGGATCGGATATTGGTGCAGTTGGAACCCCTCTATAGCCAACTTCTGCAAACCTACCAAAAAGCCCTGCGCCAACGGAATGCTCTCCTCAAACAGACAGGCAGCCGAGGATGGGATGAGGCCCTCTGGCAAGCATGGAATCAGCAATTGGTGATCAATGGCACCCGTATCATCCGCCGCCGACAGCGCCTCATTGAACGCCTGGCTTCCTTGGCACAGGATTGGCATCGGGTGTTGAGTGGCGATCGCGAGCGACTGACCTTGACCTACGAAAGCCATGTGCCCCTTGGGGATGGCACCTCCGAGGCCATTGTTGCAGCCTTTAACGAGGTTTTGGCGGCACGGCGGGCTATTGAACTGTTGCAAAAAACTAGCCTTGTGGGGCCACACCGGGACGATGTCGGCTTTTGTCTCAATGGGCAACATGCTCGCCAATTTGCCTCCCAAGGGCAGCAGCGCACGCTGGTATTGGCACTGAAACTGGCGGAACTGGCTCTTGTCGAAAGTGTGGTGGGCGACACCCCCCTCTTGCTCTTAGATGATGTCCTCGCAGAATTGGATTTGCAGCGACAGGGAATTTTGCTAGAAGTGATGGGCGATCGCTACCAAACGCTGATTACCACCACCCACCTCACCCCCTTTGCCACCCCTTGGCGCAAACATGCCCAAATTCTTAAGGTGACGGCGGGGAGGATCGCAAGCGTGCCTGACACTGCTGCTGAAACCAGCAACTAA
- a CDS encoding DUF427 domain-containing protein — protein MQRIPPTPGQESVWDYPRPPRVEPTSKHLRVVFNDVVIADTQRGQRVLETSHPPVYYFPPEDVQSQYLVPSPRQTFCEWKGQGAYYHVKVGDRQANNAAWYYPNPTPPFAPIRNFIAFYASLMDECTVDGVVVIPQPGGFYGGWITPDIVGPFKGAPGTWGW, from the coding sequence ATGCAACGGATTCCCCCTACCCCCGGCCAAGAATCGGTTTGGGACTACCCCCGTCCGCCCCGTGTTGAACCCACGTCAAAACACCTACGGGTGGTCTTTAATGATGTGGTGATTGCCGATACCCAGCGGGGACAGCGGGTGCTAGAGACCAGTCACCCCCCTGTGTACTACTTTCCGCCAGAGGATGTGCAGTCACAGTATCTGGTGCCCTCGCCGCGGCAAACCTTTTGTGAATGGAAGGGACAAGGCGCCTACTACCATGTCAAGGTGGGCGATCGCCAAGCCAATAATGCTGCTTGGTACTACCCCAACCCCACCCCCCCTTTTGCCCCAATCCGCAACTTCATTGCCTTCTATGCGAGTCTGATGGATGAATGTACGGTGGATGGCGTGGTTGTCATTCCCCAACCGGGGGGCTTTTATGGCGGCTGGATTACCCCGGACATTGTTGGCCCTTTTAAGGGAGCGCCGGGGACTTGGGGTTGGTAG
- a CDS encoding response regulator transcription factor — protein MSLTVLIADDDAGIRLSVSRFLESEGYCCLTAGDGAQALEMIHRYQPHLLITDIAMPNMNGYELVRQVRQHPSLRLLPVIYLTARTELEERIRAYRTGGDVYLSKPFDLNELAAVVRNLLDRAQLIQMEWQQRQQPFAAPKTQQITVDLTQREKDVLALLVAGLSNAQIGDRLHLSARTIEKHVSSLFQKTAVHNRAELVRLAIEQGLVERQTSSQA, from the coding sequence ATGTCCCTCACGGTACTCATTGCTGACGACGATGCCGGCATCCGCCTTTCGGTGAGTCGCTTTTTGGAATCCGAAGGGTACTGTTGTCTGACGGCGGGAGATGGTGCCCAAGCCCTCGAAATGATCCATCGCTATCAGCCTCACCTGCTGATTACGGATATTGCCATGCCGAATATGAATGGCTATGAGTTGGTGCGGCAGGTGCGCCAGCATCCCTCGTTACGGTTACTGCCAGTGATTTACCTCACCGCACGCACAGAACTGGAGGAGCGGATTCGCGCCTATCGCACTGGGGGCGATGTCTATCTCTCCAAGCCTTTTGACTTAAATGAGTTGGCAGCGGTGGTACGTAACCTGTTGGATCGGGCGCAGCTGATACAAATGGAATGGCAACAGCGACAGCAACCCTTCGCGGCACCGAAAACTCAGCAGATTACGGTTGATCTGACGCAGCGGGAAAAAGACGTTTTGGCTTTGCTGGTGGCGGGACTCTCCAATGCCCAGATTGGCGATCGCCTGCACCTGAGTGCCCGAACCATTGAAAAACACGTCAGTAGCCTGTTTCAGAAAACCGCAGTTCACAATCGGGCAGAGCTGGTGCGACTGGCCATTGAACAGGGCTTGGTGGAGCGGCAAACCAGTTCCCAAGCTTGA
- a CDS encoding M20 family metallopeptidase: MPFHLPQLSCQLRPEIAALQPELVQWRRHLHQRPELGFQEHLTATFVSEKLREWGIQHRTGIAETGVVAVIPGTRPGPVLAIRADMDALPIQEENDKPYRSLHEGKMHACGHDGHIAIALGTAKYLAQHRDFAGTVKIIFQPAEEGPGGAKPMIEGGVLDAPKVDGIIGLHLWNFLPVGTVGVRSGPLMAAAEFFECEVHGKGGHAALPQFTVDTVLVVAQIITALHTIVSRNVDPLETAVISVGAVHAGTAKNVIADTATFRGTVRYFKPELGEWLPQRIEQVIAGICQSHGATYDFHYERMYPPTVNDAKMAKLVRSVAESVVEVPAGVTSHCQTMAAEDMSFFLKAVPGCYFFLGSANGTLGLDFPHHHPRFDFDETVLSIGVELFVRCVEKYCGLVET; encoded by the coding sequence ATGCCTTTCCATCTCCCGCAACTGAGCTGCCAACTGCGTCCAGAGATAGCTGCATTACAGCCAGAACTTGTGCAGTGGCGACGCCATTTGCACCAGCGACCCGAATTGGGTTTTCAGGAACACCTGACGGCGACCTTCGTCAGTGAGAAACTGCGGGAGTGGGGCATTCAGCATCGCACGGGCATTGCCGAGACGGGTGTTGTGGCAGTCATTCCAGGAACACGTCCAGGGCCTGTGCTGGCGATTCGCGCTGATATGGATGCCCTGCCAATACAGGAGGAAAACGATAAGCCTTACCGCTCTCTCCATGAGGGGAAAATGCACGCCTGCGGCCACGATGGTCACATCGCGATCGCCCTTGGGACGGCGAAATACCTTGCTCAGCACCGCGATTTTGCTGGTACGGTCAAAATCATCTTTCAACCGGCGGAAGAAGGCCCCGGTGGTGCCAAACCCATGATTGAAGGGGGGGTTCTCGATGCTCCGAAAGTGGATGGCATTATTGGCCTACACCTCTGGAACTTTCTGCCCGTTGGTACGGTGGGGGTGCGTAGTGGGCCGTTGATGGCGGCGGCAGAATTCTTTGAGTGTGAGGTACACGGCAAGGGGGGACACGCAGCTTTACCCCAGTTTACCGTGGATACGGTTCTCGTTGTTGCGCAGATTATTACGGCATTGCACACCATTGTCTCGCGCAACGTGGATCCCCTAGAGACGGCGGTGATCTCCGTGGGGGCAGTGCATGCAGGCACCGCAAAGAACGTGATTGCCGATACCGCGACGTTTCGGGGAACGGTGCGATACTTTAAGCCAGAGTTGGGAGAATGGTTGCCCCAGCGCATTGAGCAGGTGATTGCCGGCATCTGCCAGAGTCATGGTGCAACCTATGACTTTCACTACGAGCGGATGTATCCCCCCACTGTCAACGATGCCAAGATGGCGAAATTAGTGCGCTCTGTTGCTGAATCCGTGGTCGAAGTGCCGGCTGGGGTCACATCCCATTGTCAAACGATGGCCGCAGAAGATATGTCATTTTTTCTGAAAGCTGTTCCAGGCTGCTACTTCTTTTTGGGGTCAGCCAATGGCACACTGGGGTTAGATTTCCCCCACCACCATCCCCGCTTTGACTTTGACGAAACCGTTTTAAGTATTGGGGTTGAGCTGTTTGTCCGCTGTGTGGAGAAATACTGTGGTCTAGTGGAGACATAA
- a CDS encoding DUF4327 family protein, whose translation MVQSLQYSIELVKEEARRLVAKGVVSRQQPIYTLCQFVPVREWPLIEAELERCDFMLRDRIGDLIGRECWDND comes from the coding sequence ATGGTTCAATCCCTTCAATATTCCATCGAACTCGTCAAAGAGGAAGCACGGCGACTGGTGGCCAAAGGTGTGGTGAGTCGGCAGCAGCCCATCTACACCCTCTGCCAATTTGTCCCCGTTCGGGAGTGGCCCCTCATTGAAGCCGAGCTAGAGCGCTGTGACTTTATGTTGCGCGATCGCATTGGTGACCTTATTGGTCGTGAGTGCTGGGACAACGACTAA